The Erythrobacter litoralis HTCC2594 nucleotide sequence ACGGCTTCGATTTGTCCGGCGTCATGCATCCGTGTCACTCTGCGGCAAATGTCGGGCGCCGGAAACGGCTCCGGCCCGCTCCCCCTACCGGCCACTCTGACAGGATAATCCCATGGGTGGCCGGGAGGGGGAGCGGGCCGGCACCGCGCGAGGATCGGGGCTGAGCATCGCTCTGACCCGATCCGGTCAACGCATTAACCCTGGCGTGCTTTGAAGCGACGGTTGGTCTTGTTGATCACATAGGTACGGCCACGACGGCGAATGACGCGGCAATCGCGGTGGCGGTTCTTCAGCGACTTGAGGCTGTTGCGGACTTTCATCGATCTGATCCTGAAATGAAAAGGCACC carries:
- the ykgO gene encoding type B 50S ribosomal protein L36, whose amino-acid sequence is MKVRNSLKSLKNRHRDCRVIRRRGRTYVINKTNRRFKARQG